From one Halothece sp. PCC 7418 genomic stretch:
- a CDS encoding YkgJ family cysteine cluster protein, with translation MAHWSCMKHCGACCYLNPDEREELDRYLTAEELAQYYSLVGADGWCIHYEKDTRTCGIYEQRPSFCRVSVQNFERMFGVTEEDFNEFAIDCCCEQIASVYGEDSGEMTRYLDPVEEPR, from the coding sequence GTGGCACATTGGTCTTGTATGAAGCACTGCGGTGCTTGCTGTTATCTTAACCCCGATGAGCGAGAGGAACTCGATCGTTATCTCACCGCCGAGGAACTGGCTCAATATTACAGTTTAGTGGGTGCAGATGGGTGGTGTATTCATTATGAAAAAGACACCCGCACCTGTGGCATTTATGAACAACGCCCCAGCTTTTGTCGAGTCAGTGTCCAGAACTTTGAACGGATGTTTGGGGTCACTGAAGAAGACTTTAATGAATTTGCCATTGACTGCTGTTGTGAACAGATTGCGAGTGTTTATGGCGAAGACAGTGGGGAGATGACTCGCTATTTAGATCCTGTGGAAGAACCGCGATAG
- a CDS encoding tRNA (5-methylaminomethyl-2-thiouridine)(34)-methyltransferase MnmD translates to MTFTPQPTADGSYTFFSPEFEETFHSLRGAKEEAQEKFIIPCQLAEKAKHHSQLSILDICYGLGYNTAAAMETVWGINPDCQLEIIALESDLRVPQATTEHHLLEQWSSPIPQLLSTLAQAQFLDHSHCQAHLFIGDARNTIQDVIQQDFQADAIFLDPFSPPHCPQLWSVEFLALVAQCLDTNGRLATYSCAAGMRTALSLAGLHYTSTMGMNRRSTVASWNGEDLSPLSQLDREHQQTRAAIPYRDPNLEDSTETILERRQQEQLNSNLETTSQWRKRWRKRTEESKVVESF, encoded by the coding sequence ATGACTTTTACTCCCCAACCGACTGCTGATGGCTCTTATACCTTTTTTTCTCCTGAGTTTGAAGAAACCTTTCATTCTTTGCGGGGAGCGAAAGAAGAAGCGCAAGAAAAATTTATTATTCCTTGTCAGTTAGCAGAAAAAGCAAAGCACCACTCTCAACTGAGCATTCTGGATATTTGCTATGGCTTAGGCTATAACACCGCAGCAGCCATGGAAACGGTTTGGGGGATTAATCCCGATTGTCAGTTAGAAATCATTGCTTTAGAATCAGATTTGCGAGTTCCCCAAGCAACAACTGAGCATCACCTTTTAGAGCAATGGTCATCTCCTATTCCCCAATTACTGAGCACCCTAGCCCAAGCCCAGTTTCTGGATCACTCTCATTGTCAAGCTCACCTCTTCATTGGAGATGCCCGAAACACCATTCAAGATGTTATTCAACAAGACTTCCAAGCAGATGCCATCTTTCTTGATCCCTTTTCCCCGCCTCATTGTCCCCAACTCTGGAGTGTAGAATTTCTTGCTTTAGTGGCTCAATGTCTCGATACCAACGGACGACTAGCCACCTATTCTTGTGCAGCAGGGATGCGAACGGCTCTCAGTTTAGCGGGTCTTCATTATACTTCAACAATGGGGATGAATCGGCGTTCGACTGTAGCCAGTTGGAATGGTGAAGATTTATCTCCCTTATCACAACTCGATCGCGAACACCAACAGACTCGGGCTGCAATTCCTTACCGTGATCCCAATTTAGAGGACTCAACAGAGACGATTTTAGAACGTCGTCAACAAGAACAACTGAATAGTAACCTAGAAACGACCAGTCAATGGCGTAAGCGTTGGCGCAAACGAACCGAAGAATCGAAAGTTGTTGAGTCGTTTTAA
- the ltrA gene encoding group II intron reverse transcriptase/maturase — translation MNHPSDRYESKTPPKPQSVEDWNEIDWKKVEVNVFKLQKRIYRASRSGDISKVHKLQRLLYKSWSAKVLAVRRVTQDNKGKKTRGCHLGFPQMFIRPAAGIDGIKSITPKERLILVEELGLDGKSKSTRRIWIPKPGRDEKRPLGIPTMKERAKQALLKLALEPEWEAKFEPNSYGFRPGRSCHDAVEAIWAGINKKAKYVLDADIAKCFDRIDHVALLRKLNNTPTVARQIRAWLKSGVLDKGDWFPTDEGTPQGGVISPLLANIALHGMEETVKQFAESCSFIKAKGKRDKRSRLNFVRYADDFVIMHEDLTVIEKCKEIIAQWLSGIGLELKPSKTRICHTLKNLNEEKAGFDFLGFTIRQFPVGKHHSGRLGTGYKTIVKPSEEKVKLHYQKIADTITALNSAKQSDLISTLNPIIRGWCNYYASVCSKEVFSDLKDMVQKRLIRWAKRRHPNKSWDWVSKRYWHSLDNDRWVFSTPSNQPNDLTCGNLHLIKHSWTPIVRHTKVKGDVSPYNGDWRYWSQRMGKYVGFPSNIATLMKKQKGKCSHCGLYFKDGDIQEIDHIIPKKLGGKNSYKNLQLLHRHCHHVKSASDGS, via the coding sequence ATGAACCATCCATCGGATAGGTATGAATCAAAAACCCCACCAAAACCTCAATCCGTCGAAGACTGGAATGAAATCGATTGGAAAAAGGTAGAAGTGAATGTTTTCAAGCTCCAAAAGCGAATCTATCGAGCTTCCAGAAGTGGTGACATCAGTAAAGTCCACAAATTACAAAGACTATTGTATAAGTCTTGGTCTGCCAAGGTCTTAGCTGTGAGAAGGGTTACTCAAGATAACAAAGGGAAAAAGACAAGGGGCTGTCATCTGGGGTTTCCCCAGATGTTTATACGCCCCGCGGCGGGGATAGATGGAATTAAATCTATTACCCCAAAAGAACGTTTGATACTGGTTGAAGAGTTAGGTTTAGATGGGAAGAGTAAATCGACCCGTCGAATCTGGATTCCTAAGCCAGGAAGAGACGAAAAACGCCCCCTAGGTATCCCGACAATGAAGGAAAGAGCCAAGCAAGCCCTATTAAAACTGGCTTTAGAGCCAGAATGGGAAGCGAAGTTTGAACCTAATAGTTATGGCTTTAGACCAGGACGCTCGTGCCATGATGCGGTAGAGGCAATCTGGGCTGGTATCAATAAAAAGGCTAAATACGTCTTAGATGCCGATATAGCCAAGTGTTTCGACCGTATCGACCATGTAGCACTCCTGCGAAAACTGAATAACACCCCGACTGTAGCTCGACAAATTCGAGCATGGCTCAAGTCGGGGGTACTCGACAAAGGTGATTGGTTTCCAACAGATGAAGGCACTCCCCAAGGTGGGGTCATAAGTCCTCTCTTAGCCAATATTGCCCTTCACGGAATGGAGGAAACGGTTAAGCAATTCGCTGAATCGTGTAGCTTCATTAAAGCTAAAGGAAAGCGTGATAAGAGAAGTAGATTGAATTTCGTAAGATATGCAGACGACTTCGTAATCATGCACGAAGACCTTACCGTGATCGAGAAATGCAAGGAAATAATTGCTCAATGGCTAAGTGGTATAGGTCTAGAACTGAAACCGAGCAAGACCCGTATCTGTCACACCCTGAAAAACCTCAATGAGGAAAAAGCAGGATTTGACTTCTTAGGCTTCACTATTAGACAATTCCCCGTGGGAAAACATCATAGTGGTCGCCTTGGTACGGGATATAAAACAATAGTCAAGCCTAGCGAAGAAAAAGTTAAGTTACATTACCAGAAAATAGCAGATACCATCACCGCCTTAAACTCAGCTAAACAGAGTGATTTAATAAGCACTCTTAACCCAATCATCAGGGGTTGGTGCAATTATTATGCTTCGGTGTGTAGTAAAGAGGTATTCAGTGACCTCAAAGATATGGTGCAAAAACGCCTTATTCGCTGGGCTAAACGCCGTCATCCAAACAAGTCTTGGGATTGGGTCAGCAAGCGATATTGGCACAGTCTAGATAATGACCGATGGGTATTTTCAACGCCAAGTAATCAACCAAATGACCTAACTTGCGGGAATCTTCATTTGATTAAACACTCTTGGACACCAATTGTTAGACATACCAAGGTCAAAGGCGATGTATCTCCCTATAATGGAGATTGGCGGTACTGGTCGCAAAGAATGGGAAAATATGTCGGATTCCCCAGTAACATAGCGACTTTAATGAAAAAACAAAAAGGGAAATGCTCCCATTGTGGGCTTTACTTCAAAGATGGAGATATTCAAGAAATCGATCACATTATCCCCAAGAAATTAGGGGGTAAGAACAGTTACAAGAATCTCCAATTGTTACATCGGCACTGTCATCATGTCAAATCTGCGTCTGATGGTTCGTAG
- a CDS encoding helix-turn-helix domain-containing protein: MFLSSEQKRIVRHWFGVSRFVFNRTKPRSLT, from the coding sequence ATATTCCTAAGTAGTGAGCAAAAACGGATCGTCCGTCATTGGTTTGGAGTATCGCGGTTTGTCTTTAACCGAACGAAGCCTAGATCCCTAACATGA
- a CDS encoding transposase, with protein sequence MTQESSVFREKDWTVSIKLINSRPRLELLIGNYQRHLLKGSKPTSATLVKRKDGTYYVHIQIDRDTPDPTETDQVLGVDLGRTDIATTSQGESWSGKQITDKRNHYHQMRAVLQRKAVKGTRSSRRRCRQLQKRLSGREKRFQKWVNHNISRLLVDNAVTNNLVIALEDLTGIRKRTNKNPRSKKDKRLGNNWAFYQLRQFISYKCALKGVKLVFVNPAYTSKTCSQCLHIGERKGKRFSCEHCKNKMDADLNGAKNIEALGAVVNQPRGTGLSCRLSLNREYVQLSLFDNSGLQKASRERVSGET encoded by the coding sequence ATGACGCAAGAATCTTCAGTTTTTAGAGAGAAAGATTGGACAGTCTCGATCAAGCTCATAAATAGTCGCCCTCGCTTAGAGTTGTTAATTGGAAACTACCAACGACATTTGTTAAAAGGGAGTAAGCCTACTTCGGCGACTTTGGTTAAGCGAAAAGATGGGACTTATTACGTCCATATTCAGATTGACCGAGACACCCCCGACCCGACCGAAACTGATCAGGTTTTAGGGGTGGATTTAGGTAGAACGGATATTGCAACAACATCACAAGGGGAATCCTGGTCTGGGAAACAGATTACGGATAAGCGAAACCATTACCACCAAATGAGAGCAGTTCTCCAAAGGAAAGCTGTGAAAGGCACAAGAAGTTCTCGGCGAAGATGTCGCCAACTTCAGAAACGGTTGTCAGGTAGAGAGAAACGCTTTCAGAAGTGGGTAAACCATAATATTAGTCGGTTGTTGGTTGATAATGCTGTAACCAACAACTTAGTCATTGCGTTAGAAGATTTAACTGGAATTAGAAAGCGTACCAATAAAAACCCAAGAAGCAAGAAAGATAAGCGACTTGGGAATAATTGGGCGTTTTACCAGTTAAGACAGTTCATCTCTTACAAGTGTGCCTTAAAAGGGGTAAAGCTGGTCTTTGTTAACCCAGCTTATACCTCCAAGACTTGTTCCCAATGCCTCCATATTGGGGAGAGAAAAGGAAAGCGGTTTTCCTGTGAGCACTGCAAAAATAAGATGGACGCTGACCTAAACGGCGCAAAGAATATAGAAGCATTGGGGGCTGTTGTAAACCAGCCTAGAGGCACGGGATTGTCTTGTCGGTTAAGTCTGAACAGGGAATATGTTCAGCTTAGCTTATTTGACAACTCAGGGCTACAGAAAGCGTCTCGCGAGCGCGTAAGCGGCGAGACGTAG
- a CDS encoding RRXRR domain-containing protein, whose product MSNLRLMVRSGSTHDKGCVREERSEVKVSCCVLKTSLEGDLQAEFNYSGIGVQSSKTTLFTAHLELPFQRVKDRMETRAMMRRNRRGRRINRKLPFDQRSHRQKRFSNRRGNKLPPSIKANRQLEYRVVKELSQLFPITSIIYEIVKAKGDKGFSPVMVSQKVMTEQWLPNIAPVTAKYGWETSKRRELLGLEKDKQKSNQTPATHAVDGVALASHEFLKYKFLKGDQGWFEGSVEITNAPFSVIKRPPVSRRQLHLMIPAKGGIRRKYGGTVTRHGFRKGDYVEVERKGIKYRGWVSGDTKTQISVSDFGWKRVGQFSAKKTQLLKRSTNLIVNTSNGRRAFLRGVASGVSPDVYTPRLPLNQRL is encoded by the coding sequence ATGTCAAATCTGCGTCTGATGGTTCGTAGTGGCAGTACCCATGACAAGGGTTGCGTTAGAGAGGAGCGCAGTGAGGTGAAAGTCTCATGCTGCGTTTTGAAGACCAGTCTGGAGGGTGACCTTCAGGCTGAGTTTAATTACTCAGGAATTGGAGTTCAGTCATCTAAAACGACTTTGTTCACTGCTCACCTAGAGTTGCCTTTTCAACGAGTTAAAGACCGAATGGAAACCAGGGCGATGATGCGTCGCAATAGAAGGGGAAGACGAATTAATCGTAAATTACCCTTTGACCAACGTTCTCACCGTCAGAAACGCTTTAGCAACCGTCGAGGTAACAAACTGCCTCCCAGTATTAAGGCGAACCGACAACTAGAATATCGAGTAGTCAAGGAATTATCCCAACTTTTTCCGATTACCTCTATCATCTACGAAATTGTTAAAGCGAAAGGGGATAAGGGGTTCTCGCCTGTTATGGTTTCTCAGAAAGTAATGACAGAACAGTGGCTACCGAACATTGCTCCCGTCACCGCTAAATACGGTTGGGAAACTTCAAAAAGAAGAGAACTTCTTGGGTTAGAAAAGGATAAACAGAAATCCAACCAAACCCCTGCTACTCATGCTGTAGATGGTGTGGCTCTAGCTTCCCACGAGTTCTTAAAGTACAAGTTTCTCAAGGGGGATCAGGGCTGGTTTGAAGGAAGTGTCGAGATAACTAATGCTCCTTTTTCAGTAATTAAGCGACCTCCAGTTAGTCGCCGTCAGCTTCACTTAATGATTCCTGCTAAAGGTGGAATAAGACGCAAGTATGGAGGAACAGTCACCAGACACGGTTTCCGTAAAGGGGATTATGTTGAAGTGGAACGCAAAGGAATCAAATATCGAGGATGGGTTTCAGGAGATACAAAAACTCAAATTTCAGTTTCTGATTTTGGTTGGAAAAGGGTCGGACAGTTTTCTGCTAAAAAGACTCAACTGTTAAAACGCTCAACAAACTTAATCGTAAATACATCAAATGGGAGGCGTGCTTTCCTGAGGGGAGTAGCGTCTGGGGTTTCCCCAGACGTTTATACGCCCCGTCTCCCGTTAAATCAAAGATTATAA
- a CDS encoding cell wall metabolism sensor histidine kinase WalK, which produces MVWDIVSKRFKFPPRSPVSHLHWRLLLSYLGVMTAILAVFGSGTYLFVSRSFYRQLDKKLLTLAQAATPFHAKVQENGSNYLNQVDEVPWRDIFNRDRQSLEWFDPEGRLLATRGELTVKASPQVGSQTETMPASPHYIRSYTISVFRDRAANPASESPQTSPNQPILEGYIRASQSTEELQTSQQQLLWGLITGGSAAVFLSAAGGVWLTRKALMPLEKNLKQLRQFTADASHELRTPLAAIKSSVEVMQNHPERIHPKDIRKITAIASATDQMGHLIESLLFLARADSEQTPQLPSWHPISLQELLNDIVALFETTAERSVIKLITKIPEDGVVMGDYNQLHRLFANLLRNAFQYTPEGGSVTVSLSRFHRFCQVSIIDTGVGIPPDKQTLVFERFWRADQSRSQRQQGTGLGLPIARAIAQQHGGKITLSSKVGEGSCFTVSLPVAPSIV; this is translated from the coding sequence ATGGTTTGGGATATCGTCTCAAAAAGATTTAAGTTTCCCCCTCGCTCACCGGTTAGTCATTTGCACTGGCGACTGTTGCTGTCTTATTTGGGAGTAATGACAGCAATCCTCGCTGTATTTGGAAGTGGGACGTATTTATTTGTCAGTCGCAGTTTCTACCGACAACTGGATAAAAAGTTATTGACATTGGCACAAGCTGCCACTCCGTTTCATGCCAAAGTCCAAGAAAATGGTAGTAATTATCTGAATCAGGTTGATGAAGTACCGTGGCGAGATATTTTTAATCGCGATCGTCAAAGTCTGGAATGGTTTGATCCAGAAGGAAGATTGCTTGCGACTCGGGGAGAGCTCACGGTTAAGGCTTCTCCTCAAGTTGGATCACAAACAGAAACCATGCCTGCTTCTCCTCATTATATTCGCTCTTATACGATTTCTGTTTTTCGCGATCGCGCTGCGAACCCTGCTTCTGAAAGCCCCCAAACCAGTCCTAACCAACCCATCCTAGAAGGCTATATCCGAGCTTCTCAATCTACCGAAGAATTACAAACCTCTCAACAACAACTGCTGTGGGGATTAATTACTGGGGGGAGTGCTGCCGTTTTTTTATCCGCTGCGGGAGGAGTCTGGCTCACTCGTAAGGCTCTCATGCCCTTAGAAAAAAACCTGAAGCAACTCCGACAATTTACCGCCGATGCCTCTCATGAATTACGAACTCCACTTGCTGCGATTAAAAGCTCTGTGGAAGTGATGCAAAATCATCCCGAGCGCATTCATCCCAAAGATATCAGAAAAATCACTGCCATTGCCAGTGCCACTGACCAAATGGGACATCTCATTGAAAGTTTACTCTTTCTTGCCCGCGCTGATAGTGAGCAAACACCACAACTTCCCTCTTGGCACCCGATTTCATTACAAGAACTTTTAAACGATATCGTCGCCCTTTTTGAAACCACTGCCGAACGCTCTGTGATCAAGTTAATTACAAAAATTCCTGAAGATGGAGTAGTGATGGGAGACTATAACCAACTCCATCGTTTATTTGCCAATTTACTGCGAAATGCGTTTCAGTACACTCCAGAAGGCGGTTCAGTCACCGTTAGTTTAAGTCGTTTTCATCGCTTTTGTCAGGTGTCCATCATTGATACAGGAGTCGGTATCCCCCCCGATAAACAGACCTTGGTGTTTGAGCGGTTTTGGCGGGCTGACCAGTCTCGTTCCCAACGCCAGCAGGGAACTGGACTTGGACTTCCGATTGCCCGCGCGATCGCGCAACAACACGGAGGGAAAATCACACTCTCCTCAAAAGTGGGTGAGGGCAGTTGTTTTACCGTCTCTCTACCCGTTGCCCCATCAATCGTTTGA
- a CDS encoding recombinase family protein → MDRLLRGDQFILVVACRDRLLRFGFELIEYMVQSNGGKIVVLEQSVHCPESELTADLLSIIHVFSCRMHGLRKYAKKIKQDQDIPK, encoded by the coding sequence TTGGACAGACTGCTGCGCGGAGATCAGTTCATCCTTGTTGTTGCCTGTCGAGACCGACTCCTCCGATTCGGATTTGAACTCATCGAATATATGGTTCAGTCCAACGGTGGGAAAATCGTGGTTCTCGAACAATCTGTTCACTGTCCAGAATCAGAACTTACCGCCGATCTTCTCTCCATCATTCACGTCTTCAGTTGTCGAATGCACGGACTCCGAAAGTACGCTAAGAAGATCAAGCAAGATCAGGATATTCCTAAGTAG
- a CDS encoding TMEM165/GDT1 family protein, whose amino-acid sequence MKAVTKQRDRVSTQPSTPKTRLFQQGFSAVFFSTFVTIFLAEIGDKTQLATLLISAESRSPFVVFFGAALALIMTSLIGVLLGQWLAKRLSPQRLEVIVAGLLLVIAVLLLGDVVEGV is encoded by the coding sequence TTGAAAGCAGTGACTAAACAGCGCGATCGCGTTTCGACTCAGCCCTCAACCCCAAAAACTCGCCTCTTTCAACAGGGGTTTTCTGCGGTGTTCTTTTCCACTTTTGTCACCATTTTTCTGGCAGAAATTGGAGATAAAACGCAGCTAGCAACGCTTTTAATCTCTGCTGAATCGCGATCGCCGTTTGTTGTCTTCTTTGGGGCTGCTCTCGCTTTAATCATGACTAGTTTAATTGGCGTTCTCTTGGGGCAATGGTTAGCCAAACGCCTTTCTCCTCAACGATTGGAAGTGATTGTCGCAGGACTGCTTCTGGTCATTGCCGTTTTACTGTTGGGAGATGTGGTTGAAGGGGTTTAA